Proteins encoded within one genomic window of Kineococcus rhizosphaerae:
- a CDS encoding IS630 family transposase: protein MSVGTLLPSLPCGIDDSREALQAVVDGPRQQQRHALRARLVLAVLDGTGIRQVARDHACSPKTVRKWWRRWCEGGIAALGDAPRSGRPALYDDSTRRDLLALATAQAPAPFAGWSHERLSAAMGELNWGVSPSWVGRALKRLDLKVHQVRGWVHRRADPDFNTRVAAVEAAVTAAGDDPFPVLCLDEKTSHPLRVPVLPDSRDGRGRRRREFEYVRHGTISWYGIQTAASGAVQMIRSTQRMDSVAFIEVLEHLVAVHGSIFTLVMDNGPAHTSYATRTWLQAHPGISVRLTPKHASWVNPVESVFGILTRQVLQHATFVSAEDCDGRVQHWTRLRNQQHRPVTFTWQRPGAPTSAADH from the coding sequence CGGGCCCGGCTGGTGCTGGCGGTGCTGGACGGGACAGGCATCCGCCAGGTCGCCCGCGATCACGCCTGCTCACCGAAGACGGTGCGCAAGTGGTGGCGGCGCTGGTGTGAAGGCGGCATCGCAGCCCTGGGCGACGCGCCCCGATCGGGACGGCCGGCCCTGTACGACGACAGCACCCGCCGGGACCTGCTCGCCTTGGCCACCGCCCAAGCCCCAGCACCGTTCGCCGGCTGGAGTCATGAGCGCTTGAGCGCGGCGATGGGTGAGCTGAACTGGGGCGTGAGCCCGTCGTGGGTCGGGCGGGCGTTGAAGCGTCTGGACCTGAAGGTCCACCAGGTCCGCGGCTGGGTGCACCGGCGCGCCGACCCAGACTTCAACACCCGTGTCGCTGCAGTCGAAGCAGCGGTCACCGCTGCCGGGGACGACCCGTTTCCGGTGTTGTGCCTGGATGAGAAGACCAGCCACCCGTTGCGCGTTCCGGTGCTGCCTGACAGCCGCGATGGGCGCGGGCGCAGGAGACGGGAGTTCGAGTACGTCCGGCACGGAACGATCTCCTGGTACGGCATCCAGACCGCAGCCAGTGGGGCGGTGCAGATGATCCGATCCACCCAGCGGATGGACTCCGTCGCCTTCATCGAGGTGCTCGAACACCTCGTCGCCGTCCACGGGTCGATCTTCACCCTGGTCATGGACAACGGCCCGGCGCACACCAGCTACGCCACCCGCACGTGGTTGCAGGCCCATCCGGGTATCAGCGTTCGGCTCACGCCGAAGCATGCCTCGTGGGTCAACCCGGTGGAGTCCGTTTTCGGCATCCTCACCCGCCAGGTTCTGCAGCACGCCACCTTCGTCAGCGCCGAGGACTGCGACGGGCGTGTTCAGCACTGGACCCGGCTCCGCAACCAGCAGCATCGACCCGTCACCTTCACCTGGCAACGCCCCGGGGCACCAACTTCAGCCGCAGATCACTAG